AAAATGATCAATTAAGACCTTGAAAGATGAAAATCATGATAATGTAAACCTTGAGAGATTAAAAAGGttaatcttattttatttttcagcgACCATTTTGCCTATTTCCTAAGAGCAATGCTATATGGtatgaaaaaaatttaaaacgaaACTAACGAAATGAGAAATAACCAATCAGGAGAAAGATTTTGGAGAGAGAAGGATTCAAAATAGTggttaaaaacagaaaaacagGATATTATGATGCCACATAACAATCGCACATTTCGTCTTCGTACTATTAATCATTTCGCATTTCCTAATAGGGGAGTGAAAATGATTAACCATATATCTTCAGGAACCGAAGTGACTATCCACTCATTAAATTTCCGCATTTGGATCTTGAACAGAAATAATACAGACATGTCAGAGTACGTCACCTGTAGGGTCCATCTCCAACGAAAGCAATTCGCGCTTCAGGAAGCCTATCCATGACCCTGCCAGTTCCAGATCATGCGGTTCAGAAGACAAAGGCGGCTACAAGTATTCAAATTCTAATGCAAGATAAATTGTATGGTAGAGTAAGAAGCATCAAAGAAAGCTAGAGTGAATTGCTTGAAAGCATATCTCGAAAGGTTTTACCAATCTTTCAGTTTCAGCACACCAATAACCAACAAGCAATTTTTTGTGCTATTTGCAGTTTGTATCAAGGATTTTAAGATTGACTGCGAAATCTTGAGTACAATTACGACTAAAAGTTAGGAAATTTTCGTATGAAGTTACCTTTTGAGAAAATCTAAACTCTTCTCAACTCCAAGCCGTCCAACATGAACTATCAAGGGTTTCTCGGGTTCACCATTGCTGTATGATAAACAAGTGTTTAAGAATAAGGTGAAATCCTATTATTATCAAAACTTTTACCAATGAAATATGACAACAGGTCCAAACCTTAGTCTTAATCGCATTTCATGTGAGCGGTATCGAGGATGGAAACTTTCAGAATCAACACCCTTGCTCCAGAGACGGATTTTGTTAGCTGGATATCAACAGGAGATAGAAGTCAGCCAAAATTTTACTACATTGACAAAGGCACAGTAAGAAATGCATATATTCTATTTGGATGCTGTTATAAATTAAGCACAACTAAAAGACTAGATATGGAGCTTTTATCTACACCTGCTGTTACTTTAGCTGCTTGAAGATCCCTCCCAATTGCAACAGATGGCACCAGAGTCAGATCAGCTGCTCTATGAAGAAATTCTGTATGAAACAAAAGTTTATATTATGTTAAAAAACATTTGAGTCCAAATTGGAAAAACCAAGAAAGCATACATACTTATGATCAACCACATGGGTTTCACCAGCCAACTAAATGTATATCTTGGAATGTATCTGGAGGCAAAATTAGATCAGCCAAAAGTAATGTAGAGCAGATCCGACGTCATAGCATCTAATCAGAATAATCGTAAGCAGAAGAGCCAAACAATCTAATCTGGTAAATATATTAAGAAAAACTGAAATCTCAGTACAACTTACACGGGGACGTGAGTATGATACGACATGACAATAGGAACACACAGAAGTTTTGCAATGATAAGAGCACCAAAAACCTGAAATTAAGCAAGCATCAGATATGTCAGGTGACAAGTAAGTTCTTACACTTACATTATCCTTAATAGGTAATAGACGAAGAGATAGAAGATTCTATACCCACCATAATGCCTGGAGATGATGCATGTATTATGTCTGGCTTAAACCGAGCTACCTCTGAAATTATTCTTGGACTAAGTGCCAAGGAGAGGGGTACTTTCTGATACAAAGGGCAAGGAAAGCTGCattcaaaatttgtttttggTGTAAATTAAGTTTAGTATAAAGGATTGTAGTGATAGTTGATGGAAAGTAGGCTAACTAAATCATGCAATTACAGTAATTAGGAATTTAGGATGTTTGTGGTTCTTGTAATTATTATATTAACTATTTATAATAAAGCCTCTGCTGTGAAAGTTTTGAGAATTCAACAGAATGTCAAGGTAAGACTAAGCCGTTTTTCATTAATGATAGGAGCCAAGAGGAAGTGCAGTGATGTATGCAGCTGAGGTATCATATTCATAATAGACCAGTAGACTTGAACCTTGTTCCTTCATGACCCAATCAATTCGATCAGGCACTCGCCATTTTACACACAAATTTCATCATATTTCTTCATGCAGTAATCGTGCCTTTAAAGAGAAGATCTAATTTGGCACATTCTTAATGATatcaaaatgatgaaaatacgAATGCCATAATTACGTACCagtcaaattaaaaaataattggaACAACATATACTGGCAGAATGAGGTACAGGAACAAAAGTTGAGAAATGTATGCACAATGAATGCAATTAATGTTAGCGATAAGGGTTGTATTAAGAGTTAGGGTTAGACGTAAAATCTATAGGTCGTGCCCATATGTACTTTAAATTCGTACTTTGTAGTACACCTTGTACTTTACTCTTAacctaatattatatatatgaggGAGGCTGCACCTAGTAGTGTATCCCATTACAAtatatttctctctctctctctctctgttccctctctctctctctctcttagtcttttctcTGTATACAGTTAAGAAGCAAGAATTAAGCTCGTTGTGATTAAAAGACAATAACTGTCATTTCAAAACAATAATTTAGAATCACAAGTAGAGCTAAGAGAAGAAAATGAGATATGAGCTTAGCAAGTAAAACAGAGCAGGTTTGAAACAACCTCCAAGATCCGATTAATTTGGCTCCATAAAACTCCTGGGGCACTCCTTTATGTGTTGTCACAACCATCAcctataagtcacaaataaacACAAGTAGTTAGCATGTGATAGGGAGAAACCCCCATAGGACAGCTGCACAGCCTGGATAGGCTCAAGCAGTGGAGGCGCAAACTGCTATAGGCTATTTAGAGCAGTTAGTGGGTTAGAAACTGTAGGGTTAGCTATTATTAGTTAGTTACATCAGTTTATATGTTAGCTATGTTCTATCAAAACTGCCTCGGGGTGGTTATTAAATAGGAGTTGTGGCTGTTAGTTTAGACTTTAGATATTCAGAAATTATAGAATTTGGTTGGGAGGGAACTGGCTCTCGAATTCCAGAATTAGTGGAGAGAACAGGCTCTTGAACTCCTGCTTCCTCGTCCAATATTTGGTAGAGATTCTTCATGTCCACTGTATTAATAATATCTATCTATTCCATTCTTCTTTATCTGATCATTTGGGTATCAGAGCACCATCCAGGTGCTGTTGTATTTTACGATTCCGTCATGGGCAAGAGTAGAACTGATACAAGAGAAGATCCAATGGAGAAAATTCTGGAGATGATGCAAATTGATCGTCAACAATCCAAACAACGATTTCAGCGCTTAGAGGCTATGATGGAGACTATTATGCGTCGTGAAGAAGAAGGTCCATCCAGGCGCACTAGGCATGAAGAGGAAACTGCAAATGATAGCAACTTTGAACGATGGATAAAGTTGGAGATTCATTTCTTTGACGGGGATTCTGATGCTTATAGTTGGGTCAACAAACTAGAGAGATTCTTCCGAATATGAAGAATTCTCGGCGAAGAGAAATTGCAAGCAGTCACGGTGGCATTGGATGGCAAAGCTTTGTCTTGGTTCCAATGGTGGGAAGCAGGCAATCCACATACTGGCTGGGAAAATTTTAAACTAGCAATCCTAGAAAGGTTTCTATCTTCAAACACTCTCAACCCCTTTGCTGCTTTGTTAGCACTGAAACAAGAAGGGTCAGCGGAAGAATTTGTGAAGCAATTTGACAAATTTGCTGGCATGTTGAAGGGCATTGGTGAGGCACATTTAATGGACATCTTTGTGAATGGATTGAAGGAAGCCAATGGTACTGAAATCAAACTTTACGAACCACAAACCTTGTCAGTCATGGTTAAAAAAGTTTTGATGATTGAGAAGAAAAATCAGGCAATGTGGTAGGTTCACCCACCTTGAGAACAAGGTGATTCTtcttgggggggggggtattGATACGGAGAAACCCCCATAGGACAGCCACACAGCCAAGATAGGCTGAAGCACTGGAGGCGCAAATTGCTATAGGCAGTTAAGAGCAGTTAGCGGATCAGAAACTGTTGGGTTAGTTACATTAGTTTATGTTAGTTATGTTCTATCAAAATTGTCTGGGGTGGTTATTAAATTTATGGTTATTAAATAAATAGGAATTGTGGTTATTAAATTTCTGGTTATTAAATAGGAGTTGTGGCTGTTAGTTTAGACATTCAGAAATTCTAGAATTTGGTTGGGAGAGAACTGGCTCTTGAATTCCAGAATTAGTGGAGAGAACAGGCTCTTGAACTCCTGCTTCCTTGTACAATATTCagtagagattcttcatctccTCTATGTTAATAATATCTATCTATTCCCTATCTTCTTTATCTTATCTGTATGCAATGTCAAAGAAACTAAAATACAGTATAAGTATTGATTTGGAACAATATATGTAACACAGAAGCTATCTATTCAAGATTTCCTGAGTTATTGGATATACAGTACAAAAGCAGTACcaaatataaatgaaaataaaaatgtgCATACCTTGAAACAAAAGaagtagaaaaaaataaaaaattacctCGTCTCCCATTTCACGAAGGCATTTAATAAAATTCTGAAACCGATTTTTGTATCCTGAGACATATCTGCAAAATAGATATCACTTCCAATGTTCTGTTAAAAATGAAGACACATaccttttatttttaatactgCTAACATTACACATGTGTAGTTCAACCCCATTTGGACTTTATCACAGCAGAAACTAGAAAACATGTTAGATGCGATTTCTAGGACCAATGCATAGTTACATATTCATAAGCTATGATACAAAATATCTACAAGTTTGAAACACAGCATCGTTCAATAACTAAGACGCAATGTTTCTGATAGTGAGATTATACTAATAGAAGGGATAACAATCGAACAGAAAGTCAGCTCAATCATCTGATCTAGAAAATCTTGATTCCAACAAACCGCCATTAAAATTACTACATTGAAATTAGTCCCTCTATTTGTCAACTTCTTCAGGAATCCATTTATCCTTTTACAAACCCATCCTTTCGTCAAGTAGGTGACATATGGCACTTATCATTATGCACATATGTGGTTAATATCTTGCATTAGCTATTTCATAACACATTTAACTATAGTTAATGTATGTATGAATTTGTGACGACGAAAACATGGATCTGTAAAGAAATTGACACATTCAGGGATGGATGTATATTGACACTTTCAAGGACCAAATCAACACACATTGCTACTGTGAAGGGCCAAATTGTACACTAACTCATCTGTATTTTATGATGTCAAGTTGTCAACAATGATTAgacttattttaaaaatgtgTCAAATACTTGGGTACTTGCTGTATCATATCAGTTTATCATCAGTTTGAATTGAAAGTGTTAACAAtcgaaaaaagataaaaaattgtTTCTCTATTATTTCAGCATCTAATCATAGAAAGTGTATTTTATGGACACCATGCAAAGCAAATATAACATCAGATGAACCAAAGGTTAATAAAGAAGATAAATAATGGCCTATGACCTTTGACATAAAAATACAATCTAACTCAgtcatttaatgaaataagTTACCACTAAAATCAAACCAACAAGGTAGTTCAATTACTGTGGAAATTGATActaaaacaaagcagaaattgAATTGCCTAGTTGGTTTGGCTTTAGTATTGACTTCTTGGCGTTCAATACTATGCACAAAGAAGAGTAAATCAAGAAGCAAAACAAAAGGGACTCACGCAAAAGGAGAGGGTTCAACAAATAGAGCAATTCGACGAGGCCTTGAATTGTTCTCAGTACTTGAGTCAAgaaaagcagaagaagaagaagaagaagaagaagaagaagaagaaggaacctcttccttctcttcctcttcatgATGAGATTGAGAGTGAACCTCTGCCATGGCCGCGTTTGTGACATGAAGCACCAATCTTTTTCTACCCTTGACAGTTTTTGACCCCGGAAAAGAGCACAATCGTGCTCCTCTGCAAGAAAGAATAATGGGTTTTGCTCCGAACGATCGAAAATGTTGAAATCTAGCAGAGTTAGGAGGGTATGCAGAACAAGAAGGTGGGTTTATAGGGATAGTGTTCATGATGCTCAACATGTTACATAATAAAAATAAGGGATAACAACCTTTGGAATTTGGAATAAGAGAGAGAGTGAATCCGACAAATTCATTTGCCATACAAACAAGCTACAGGCTGTGTTTCGCTTGAGGGGTGTATATATCATTTTTGTTTTACTTCCTCTCAATATCTTCCTAATTATAATTTGGAAAAGGGTTTCTTGAGACTTTTTTAACTTACACTtggataaataaaaatagaaaagtgTTCCCGgataatagctcaagtggtaagagttagagaaTATATTAGTTAGGAGGAAGGTGCAAGAATCAatatgcaatttatctttctgatgtacaaaaaaaaatatataaaagacACGAATGTGTGATATGATGTGATGTGACACAAAATTTAATtgagataagaaaaaaaatatggaaatgagatggaagataaaataattataagacAGATATATTGTCGTCGCGTTCTATGACCCTTTAccaaattttagaaaaaaaattaatatacgATTACATTTATTGAAATTTTGTaattccaatttttttattaccaCTAGTAATTAATTCTCTTCGACACTATCTAAAACATTTGTTAAAAAAATGTGGAAGATTGTATAAACTTAATTAAAACCAATACATTAACTAACttcattatatattttcttaataaaCGTAATTGTCTTAAGAGAATCTTATAATTAGCAACAGAGGTGGAGAACTCAAATCTCTctttgtctctctctctctctaacgcTAGAGGAGTTGATTATCGGGGAAAAAACCGATGAAAGGGGAAAATCAATGCCAACACATGTCGTTTAGAGATAAGCTCAAGGGAAGGGTGACAACTTCCGCACCAAAGAAGTATGTGGACTTGCGTGAGGTAGGGAAGATGAAGATAGAACATGTTCCACAGATATTGGTAGACAAATATGTGATTAATTACATGTGTGAACCTTGACATGCGTCCATTGAATATGCTACATGAGAGGTGTACTTTGACCCGACCACTTCAAGAATTCCAAAATTGGACTCGAACTCACTCTTGAACCTTGTCAAGTCACCCTTCTTAGGCCACGGTATATGTTTCGGTTGTAGCACATTCCATATAGCATCGCAAACTTCACTAAACACCCTCTTGGCACTTGACGACGACCAACCAAAATTTTCGACCAGGATAGTATAATAGTCCCCGGTTGCTAACTTTTTGTCTCACGGGAGTAGCCTTAGTTAAATTGTTGTCCTTCTTCTCAAGTTTTGCATTCAACTCCTCACAAATCATATCAAAAGTCGTCTTTCCTATGTTGAAGTTTATTTTTTGTTCTAATTTAGGAAGTTTAGGCTCCCATCTCCCACGAGAAGTTCCTTCACCACCATCCACTCCTGCACTTGCCTTGTTCATGCTCCTCCAATTCCTCTGTTGGAACAAAAGCTCCAAGTCTCCAACCTCAAAAtcttagtttaaaattaaaatgtttaagaAGACAAGTGAAACAAATTGAGCCATGAAAGTATTCAAGTTAAAATG
This is a stretch of genomic DNA from Lotus japonicus ecotype B-129 chromosome 1, LjGifu_v1.2. It encodes these proteins:
- the LOC130727910 gene encoding sulfoquinovosyl transferase SQD2-like; the protein is MANEFVGFTLSLIPNSKGCYPLFLLCNMLSIMNTIPINPPSCSAYPPNSARFQHFRSFGAKPIILSCRGARLCSFPGSKTVKGRKRLVLHVTNAAMAEVHSQSHHEEEEKEEVPSSSSSSSSSSSSAFLDSSTENNSRPRRIALFVEPSPFAYVSGYKNRFQNFIKCLREMGDEVMVVTTHKGVPQEFYGAKLIGSWSFPCPLYQKVPLSLALSPRIISEVARFKPDIIHASSPGIMVFGALIIAKLLCVPIVMSYHTHVPVYIPRYTFSWLVKPMWLIIKFLHRAADLTLVPSVAIGRDLQAAKVTAANKIRLWSKGVDSESFHPRYRSHEMRLRLSNGEPEKPLIVHVGRLGVEKSLDFLKRVMDRLPEARIAFVGDGPYREELEKMFEGMPAVFTGMLGGEELSQAYASGDVFVMPSESETLGFVVLEAMSSGLAVVAARAGGIPDIIPADQEGKTGYLYHPGDLEDFLSKLKPLLLSQELRQTMGKAARDEMEKFDWKAATRKVRNEQYNAAIWFWRKRRAQLSRPLQWLGKRFSTSPQVN